One region of Deinococcus peraridilitoris DSM 19664 genomic DNA includes:
- a CDS encoding GAF domain-containing sensor histidine kinase produces MKTFNSVTSSLKTNTRDPLRQGSHPRWLFWAVWSASVVQALFGLVLAALNSLTLSRLFVEFVPSEMIATLAFATVGLVIGVRQPSNIIGWFFSALGTGHGLNTWLVQYTRYTFVTQPGTLPFGEFIAWLTFWVWVPTMALTMIFLPVFFPNGRLPSRNWRPFVCLATLGTILLSISLAFTPGLPEETLPEVQNPFVLDAGRDIFHSLNVAGLILVSLSFVGGIVGTFLRFMRAQGVERLQFKWFAFATFVTVTLFLVPVIINYPDFTQATFLTGVLHAIALPLLPIATMFAILRYRLYDIDIIIHRTLVYASLTGLIVALYVLIVGYLGALFRAASDFMVSLIATGVIAVIFQPLRAWLQQAVGRVLYGQRDEPYEVLARLGERLKATIAPDAVLPTVALSVKEALKLPFVAVTLESDGDYIIAAAEGTIVPHPLVLPLVYQGVQVGQLLVAPRAPREEWSASERGLLEHLAQHAGVAVHGVRLMRELQQAREKLILAREEERRRLRRDLHDDLAPSLAALALTAAAVKELIHTDPKAATVAAEKLRSSIRLTVADVRRLVYDLRPPTLDEFGLTGAIREHAAKFSADTAGMTEQPLAVKVAFSNDLPNLPAAVEVAVYRIVQEALMNVSRHAQASSCEIHLCYDAIKKEVHLIVLDDGVGLPAERRPGVGLRSMWERTTELGGTYDITRREPAGTRVSAVFPLARHQGARKESQSL; encoded by the coding sequence ATGAAAACCTTCAACTCTGTCACCAGCTCATTGAAGACGAACACTCGTGATCCGTTGCGCCAAGGAAGTCACCCGCGCTGGCTTTTCTGGGCGGTGTGGAGCGCCTCGGTCGTACAAGCTCTCTTTGGTTTGGTTCTGGCGGCACTAAATTCCTTGACGCTCTCCCGACTGTTCGTTGAGTTCGTTCCTTCAGAAATGATTGCCACACTCGCGTTTGCAACGGTCGGCCTCGTGATCGGGGTGCGACAACCGAGCAACATCATCGGTTGGTTTTTTAGTGCCTTGGGGACGGGGCATGGCCTGAACACCTGGCTGGTACAGTACACCCGTTATACCTTCGTGACTCAACCAGGGACCTTACCGTTTGGCGAATTCATCGCTTGGTTGACGTTCTGGGTGTGGGTACCCACCATGGCACTCACCATGATTTTCTTACCTGTTTTCTTCCCGAATGGTCGCTTGCCGTCCCGAAACTGGCGCCCCTTCGTTTGCTTGGCCACGCTCGGTACAATTTTGCTCAGTATCTCGCTTGCCTTCACCCCCGGCTTACCGGAGGAAACCCTACCGGAAGTTCAAAACCCTTTTGTTTTAGATGCCGGACGTGATATTTTCCACTCACTCAATGTTGCCGGCTTGATTCTTGTGTCACTGAGTTTCGTCGGAGGTATTGTAGGTACATTTCTACGATTTATGAGGGCACAAGGTGTTGAACGTCTGCAATTTAAATGGTTCGCGTTCGCCACCTTCGTGACTGTCACCCTGTTTTTGGTTCCGGTGATCATCAACTACCCGGACTTCACGCAGGCAACCTTTCTTACGGGAGTTCTGCATGCAATTGCGCTGCCATTGCTCCCCATTGCGACGATGTTCGCTATTTTACGCTACCGTCTGTACGACATCGATATAATCATTCATCGGACGCTGGTGTATGCCAGCCTTACTGGACTGATTGTCGCTCTGTACGTATTGATCGTCGGTTACCTAGGGGCACTGTTTCGCGCCGCAAGTGATTTTATGGTTTCCTTGATCGCCACTGGCGTCATTGCAGTGATATTTCAACCGTTGCGCGCCTGGCTACAACAGGCCGTCGGGCGAGTGCTCTATGGCCAACGCGATGAACCATACGAAGTCCTCGCTCGACTCGGTGAGCGTCTGAAAGCGACCATCGCCCCCGATGCGGTCTTGCCTACGGTTGCACTCAGTGTCAAGGAAGCACTGAAACTTCCTTTCGTTGCCGTCACGTTAGAATCGGATGGGGATTACATCATTGCAGCAGCAGAGGGAACCATCGTTCCCCATCCCCTTGTGCTTCCTTTGGTTTACCAAGGCGTCCAAGTTGGACAGTTGCTGGTCGCACCACGTGCACCTCGAGAGGAGTGGAGTGCATCCGAACGAGGTTTACTCGAACACCTCGCACAACACGCTGGGGTCGCGGTGCATGGGGTACGACTCATGCGTGAATTGCAACAAGCGCGCGAAAAACTTATTCTCGCCCGGGAGGAAGAACGCCGGCGATTACGTCGCGATCTCCATGATGACCTCGCACCTTCACTCGCAGCACTCGCCCTTACCGCCGCAGCGGTGAAGGAGTTGATTCATACAGACCCTAAGGCGGCGACTGTCGCCGCCGAGAAGTTGCGCTCGTCGATCCGCTTGACAGTAGCGGATGTGAGAAGACTGGTGTATGACCTGCGCCCCCCGACATTAGACGAGTTTGGCTTGACGGGCGCGATTCGTGAACACGCGGCGAAATTCAGCGCTGATACTGCTGGAATGACCGAACAGCCCCTGGCTGTAAAGGTTGCATTTTCGAACGATCTTCCTAATTTACCCGCCGCAGTTGAGGTTGCCGTGTACCGGATTGTACAGGAGGCCCTGATGAACGTCTCCCGTCATGCTCAGGCCAGCAGTTGCGAGATTCATCTCTGCTACGACGCGATAAAGAAGGAAGTCCATCTCATCGTGCTCGATGATGGCGTCGGTCTGCCTGCTGAGCGTCGACCTGGCGTGGGACTTCGTTCGATGTGGGAACGGACAACGGAGCTGGGTGGAACATACGACATCACACGCCGCGAACCAGCGGGTACGCGGGTGAGCGCCGTGTTTCCCCTAGCGCGGCACCAAGGTGCAAGGAAGGAAAGCCAGTCTCTATGA